The following proteins come from a genomic window of Elusimicrobiota bacterium:
- a CDS encoding ZIP family metal transporter — protein MLVLFITLGLLATGLGGLVPLAQNLLSRPSLRRLFAFRSGILVAVTFLDILPEAWKYHPTLAGVGAMGAFVLFYVMQNFTMVDSCTEYLEECHTHLLGWAALAGLFIHSFMDGFNLAIAFTATAGAGLAVGAAMTLHKLMDGFTLTSLFQQAGYSRTRSLLGLAVMAAATPLGCAASAVGLASFSPSLIAVLLGVAGGSFLYLSAAEFAPRLHKAADFPAFASFGAGVAVFWALHSLVH, from the coding sequence ATGCTCGTCTTGTTCATCACGCTGGGCCTGCTGGCCACGGGCTTGGGCGGCCTGGTCCCCCTGGCCCAGAACCTTCTCTCCCGGCCCAGCCTGCGGCGGCTCTTCGCGTTCCGCTCGGGGATCCTGGTCGCGGTCACCTTCCTGGACATCCTGCCCGAGGCGTGGAAGTACCATCCGACCTTGGCCGGCGTCGGGGCCATGGGCGCCTTCGTCCTCTTCTACGTCATGCAGAACTTCACCATGGTCGACTCCTGCACCGAGTACCTCGAGGAGTGCCACACCCATCTGCTGGGCTGGGCCGCGCTGGCCGGGCTCTTCATCCACTCCTTCATGGACGGCTTCAACCTGGCGATCGCCTTCACGGCCACGGCCGGCGCCGGCTTGGCCGTGGGCGCGGCCATGACCCTGCACAAATTGATGGATGGGTTCACTCTGACTTCGCTGTTCCAGCAGGCCGGCTATTCCCGGACGCGCAGTCTCCTGGGACTGGCGGTCATGGCCGCGGCGACCCCGCTGGGCTGCGCGGCGAGCGCCGTCGGCCTCGCCAGCTTCAGCCCCAGCCTCATCGCCGTCCTCCTGGGCGTGGCCGGCGGCTCGTTCTTGTACCTGAGCGCGGCCGAGTTCGCGCCCCGCCTGCACAAGGCCGCCGACTTCCCCGCCTTCGCGTCCTTCGGCGCCGGGGTCGCCGTCTTCTGGGCGCTGCACTCCCTGGTCCATTAG